The sequence TCTTGATTAATTTGTTCAATATTTATTGCATAAACATGCATATATCTATTATTTCTTATTTAATTTGGTCCATCCCCAATTCTCCATGCATATATctattatttcttatttttggACCAACATCATTTTTTCCTCTTAATATCTCCAGTTAACCATGTTTTTTTCCAATTATTTATGATATTGGCTTATACACCACACAGTGATAGAGAAATACTATATGTATATTATAATAGAAATTTTtactattataaaatataatcaaattttaaattaggtttaattactctcttcATCCCTATAatttcgtaaaattttcaattaggtccctatactttttttctttttaattgagtccctgcactaaatttttttttcaattaaattcttcttaatagtaattggcttaattttatagggatccaactaaaaaaaagaattggtatagggacctaaataaaaggaaaaaaaagtgtagggacctaattaaaaaaaatttggtgcaagaactcaattaaaaggaaaaaaagtataaggaactaattgaaaattttgcgaaactataaggaccaacaaagtaattaaacctttaaatCATTTGACTAATACATTAATTTTAAAGAACATAAtctaaaatgataaaatattatttgaagttttttatttttattttatatttaaaaaatataaaacaatctTTTATTGTTAATATAATCAAGTTTCTTCAGTTtaagaaataaatttttttaatgtgaAAGAATAatatctcagtcattataatatttataattttcatAACATGTGAATTTGCTAtcttaatttaaatttgattagaATGAACACCTTTTTTCATTTTACCAatctcttttttttaaagatgcataatctttctctttttatatatattaataaataattattaaaataaaatttattttNNNNNNNNNNNNNNNNNNNNNNNNNNNNNNNNNNNNNNNNNNNNNNNNNNNNNNNNNNNNNNNNNNNNNNNNNNNNNNNNNNNNNNNNNNNNNNNNNNNNNNNNNNNNNNNNNNNNNNNNNNNNNNNNNNNNNNNNNNNNNNNNNNNNNNNNNNNNNNNNNNNNNNNNNNNNNNNNNNNNNNNNNNNNNNNNNNNNNNNNNNNNNNNNNNNNNNNNNNNNNNNNNNNNNNNNNNNNNNNNNNNNNNNNNNNNNNNNNNNNNNNNNNNNNNCTCGTTATAAAcactaaatatattttttttaaattttttttatccttttctaaTTATCTCTTCAGTAACCTATATTTAATCCTCCAAAAATACTATCTTTCAAAAACTTATTATAACAGTTATCTCAATTAAAAACGACAACTCATTAGAATAAATTAATTGAATAAACCTAAATCAATATGATAAACTTAAcccttttttttgtattattctcaactctttttatatttttgggtGATATAAGACAATCTTAACTAATTTTCTAggccacaaaaaaaaaattatactccAATATTAAAGAAGAACCTCATTACTTTGGCCCaattcacacaacctaaacaattAATATTTTAGACTTTTTTTTCCTCTATAAAGCAATCCTCACCATATTCTACATGTTAGCATCCTCACATGAAAAATTTCTATCTACATCACCgctttttatatatttaattcatTATTTAAACGTTAGTTAATTATTAGCATACTAATATATCAATAAAGTACATGCACTGACATATGTGAAAATCTTTCTAGAAGTTAATATAATTTTAccaaataaattaaaactaatgaaATAGTATCCTAAACTTTAGTTATTAGGTAGTAGTTAGTAGatagatacatatatatattttttactaaagatatgagattcgaacccgcaatctcttaattgagtatgaaaagactatgccatttgagctattattcaTTGGCGATAGAGTTAATATATTTGGAACTTTACAAAGTAGTAAATTTATTCTTCATTTAATTAGAGAAACATCAAGAATGATTACCAAAACAATAAAGTTATTTGAATATATTTTTGCGGTAGACACTTTTAAATATCTATATGcatcttattttttattattattatataacacTTTTTTTCACTCAAACAAATCAATCCAAACCAATATTTAACTTCTAACAATAACCATATTTTAATAGACACAATACATAAATACTTAAAACTACTACAAATAATatgtttaaataaaattttatcaaTTAAGAAGATCCACTATTTATCTTATGTTGCATATTCTTAACTATGATTTTATATTGGTGAAAACtcaagtgcagtcgacttcatgtgaagttgatagttgagagtcgttagatgaaaatttagtcaaatcagtcaaatcatctaaccaCTCTCAGtaatcaactttacgtgaagtcgattgcatctgagtttccaccttttatattattattattattatcagacTCATAAAACAAACTAAACCTACTAATTGTTTATATATAGGTACCTGAATGGAGAAGGATACAAAGGAGGGTTTGAGAGATCAGTTTTGGACACAATCTTCAAATCAATAAAGCAAGATTTCCCAAGTTGGGTACACAGCTTTGCTCCAACCGCTATTGGTGTAAAGAACGATCCATCTGCAGTTGCTGAATTTGAAGACAGCCTTCTAAGAATGAAACCAGAAGTGGCACTTAGTGTTGCCAAAACAGTGTTCTTAAGTGACCTAAGATGGGTTCTGCCACATGTTTTTGTTCCTTGCACCATAATCCAATCCAAACAAGACCCTGTTGTTCCAAAACATATTGCATTTTACTTGAAGAGAAAGCTTGGTAATAATGGTGCTAATAATAGTTCCAACAAGGTCAAGATTCTGAAAACTATAGGTCATTTTCCTCAGCTCACTGCTTACCCTTTGTTGTTGAAAGTTCTCAAGGGTCAATTCTTTGTTTGAATAGCTGCTTTATGTTCATACTCTAGAATCTGAATTTATATCTATGTATCATCACATATTTATTATTAGATAAAATCTGAGTAGTGGTCTAAATGTTGGTGTTGATGAAATATATGTGACATCCCTTAGATGGAGAATAGTAGTATCTCTAATGATCCATTTTTATTGTAACTTATTGTCGGAGAAAATTCTTGATAGATCAATAGCATTTAAATATGTACAAACAATCGTTGGCTAACTTAATTACTAGTTCGCTTAATTAAGTGTCAAGAGTTTAAATTCCGTCTTGTTGATGCAGTAATTTATTGACCaataataaattcttaaattGAGATTTGATTCGCAACGTATTAGTTATTGACTTGTCAGATTGAAAGATACAATTGTTGGCTTAACTCCATATAAAAGGTGCAAGTAACAGTTTGCTTTTGGTAATTATATATGTGTTCATACCCTAACCCAAAGTATAAGCCAAACCCAACACAGTTAAAAGGCACAATCCAGTAGGATGGCTTCATCCACGTATCCGACCTCTTTTAAGAGGTCGGAACCGATTGAAACAGGCAGCTCTCACTTAACTAAGTGAGTAACTACCTCACAGAATCTCTTacccacttctagaagagagatcctcaacaaccctaagataaagggacggttatccaccatcagaagtgaaactacttcaacggtggttattggctctCCTATAAATATCCTGGCACACTCAAGTATCTTTAAGTTCCAATACTTAAAACTTGCTCaaccccttgctaacttaagcattagagtgtcttgcaggtaccacGCACCCCCACCTATTCAAACACATACGTACAACTCGGATGGCGGCTCCCAGACATGAATAAGTCGGAGACCACCATCCTTCAAGGTTTGGGCCTTCTATTCGAGCCCAATCATCCGATTTCAGGTAAGCcccgaaacattggcgccgttgccggggacctggagaTCGACACTCAATGGCGGACGACCAACGTAAAGATGGACACACTGCGTCTGAGTCAGATCAAGAACATCAAGACGTGGTCAACAACGACCAAGCTTTAGTAATACCCCAGCCAAGAATGGAGGAGCCGCATGGGGAGGGCCTCTCCGACAATCAAAGGAGAATCTCATATGAAGTTCGCCTTCCCGAAAGGGAAAGACAGCCGCACAGCACCGACCTCATGGGACGGCTACAAGGACATCAGGACCGACTTGAGCAGATGGAACAAGAATTAGAACGACAACGCGAAGCGGAGAGAAGTTTGAGGAGAGAGATAAAAAAATAGCAAATTTTGTTAAAGACCCCTTTTTTAACGGATCAAGAGTCAGGAGCCATAAACAAGCGGAAAATATTTAAAACATACATAAAAAGTGTTCATAAAAAGGTCCCACAAATCGGGTCTTAACAGAGATATCACACGGGGCTAATAAGAGAATTGGAGTCACCATCAGGAGGGAAAGTCGGATCGGCCGCAGAAGTCGGAGGTGTCGGAGGAACCTCTTCGGCAGCAGGGGTTGGAACAACATCAGGTTGAATAGAAGAACTCGGCAGCAACTCCTCGGATGTGCTAACCCCACGGGGGAGAGACTCAATGATACGCTTCCCAGCCGTCTTCAACTCGGAGTCGGGAGCAGGTCGAGGAGGGAATACAATTTCACCATTGATGACAACTTTGTCAGGGTGAAGAGGTGACAGGTCCAAGCCGGGGAGCAAGAACTGAAACCTGCTCCTTCAACACCTCGAACACTGCCTCAGTCCCTTCGGCAACAGATTCCTCCAAGTCCTGGTACCCCTCCCTGAGCCGCTCCAGTTCCTCCTTCAGCTCTATTTTGTCGGAAAACAAACGAACGTAGTTCTGCTCGACCTTCTCCTTTAAGCCTTCAGCCATAGCGCAAGAGGCCATCAGCTGCCTCTCCCTCTCACAGGATTTGGAGAGTTCATCTTTCAACCGGTCCCTCTCCTCCTAAAGCCTCTTCTCATCCTCTCGATACATGGGCAGTTGGCCCCTGAGAGTTTCCAAAGAATGCTGAGTTGCACTCAAAGGAGTTTTATCCAGTTCATCAAGAAGAGAGGTCAATACCCCTGCAGTCTGAATTTCCCCCCGGATTAAGACCTGGAGATGAGTTCGGATAGAAGCATCATCCATAGCAAAAGAGCTATAAGAAGTGATGTGCTTCTTACTGAACTTCGCCCCATCAAAGCCAGTGTCCCCAACATTAGAAACACCAGCTTTCGAGGTCTTGCGTTTCTTCGAAATAGGTTCCGAGGAGGGAGGAACTGGAGGGGTAGATACAATAGGAGGAGGAGGGGGAGGAGGAGGGGTGGGAAGACTTACCAACTTGGCCAGACCAGAAAAAGTCGTCCCTGCATCTGACTTCTGTGCAAAAGGACTAGTCGACGTTCCACCCTCTTGTGCCTGAGCAGCTCCAGCTCGGGCGTTCCTTTTGGCCTCTTGCACTTTCTGGTATGCCTTAGAACTACCTTTCATTTTATCTG is a genomic window of Arachis ipaensis cultivar K30076 chromosome B06, Araip1.1, whole genome shotgun sequence containing:
- the LOC107648555 gene encoding strigolactone esterase D14-like, whose amino-acid sequence is MRTSCDFGGGGIVNALNANMYGNGSQTLVLAHGYGTDQRVWHFLIPYLACYFKVLVFDLAFSPNVRPQVYNEKKYGSSYDGYAADLVCLLDELNLNDTIYLGHSMSAMIGCLAATKRPQLFKHLILLSGSPRYLNGEGYKGGFERSVLDTIFKSIKQDFPSWVHSFAPTAIGVKNDPSAVAEFEDSLLRMKPEVALSVAKTVFLSDLRWVLPHVFVPCTIIQSKQDPVVPKHIAFYLKRKLGNNGANNSSNKVKILKTIGHFPQLTAYPLLLKVLKGQFFV